Within Geotrypetes seraphini chromosome 13, aGeoSer1.1, whole genome shotgun sequence, the genomic segment AATATTTTGATTAAGTATTCTTGTTTGTGTCATTCTAATAATTTGATGACTTGATTGGAACAGGCTCCACATCAAGCTCCGAAAGTGTCGGCGGTTGCAGAACAGCTTCCAGTCAGTACGCCTTCAGCAAACACTCCACAGGCCCAGCCTCCAACACAGCAAAATACCCAGCAGccacaacaacagcagcagcaatccAGCAACAGCCAGACAGGTCTTCCGGCCTCAAGTGCAATGTCCCAGGAAGGGACTGCAGAAGAGGTTCACGGGGACCTCACGCCCAATTCCATGGGGAACAGCAGTGCCAGCAATCACCCCAATACGCCAAATGCAGCAACAAATCCAGGGCCAGCAGGACAGACGGAACCCTCTGGTGCTCCTGGTCCAAACTTAATTGGAGATGGGAATGGCTGTGGCACACCAGGAAATGGCCAGGTCAGTCTGGGTCATCGAAATGCCCTAAACTCAGAGGGACTCTCGAAAGAGCAACTAGAACACCGAGAACGTTCTTTGCAAACCTTGAGAGACATTGAACGCTTGTTATTACGGAGTGGGGAAGGAGAACAATTCATGAAACCTAACCAAAGCACAGGTGAGGGTGGACAGCCACCACCCCCATCACAACAGCAGCCACCATCAAGTCTCAAAAAATATGAAGAACCTTTGCAGTCAATGATAACACAGACACAAAGCTTAGGGGGGTCCAGTATGGAACATGAGGTCCCGCACCACCCCACCTCTGACATGGGGCAGCAAATGAACATCATGATGCAACGACTGAACCAAGACAGCTTGACACCTGAGCAAGTAGCTTGGAGGAAGTTGCAAGAAGAATACTatgaagagaagaggagaaaagaagaaCAGATCACTGTTCATACTAGGCCAATACAAGATATGATGATGCCACAGTCCATGGGTGGGATGATGATTCGAGGGCCGCCACCACCATATCACAGCAAACCAGGTGACCAGTGGCCTCCTGGCATGGGGAATCGGCTGGGAGGACCCATTGACATACAGGATCCCATTCAACTGAGGGGTGGGCCTCCTTTCCCAGGGCCAAGATTTCCTAATAATCAAATGCAGCGAGTGTCTGGCTTTGGGGGAATGCAGAATATGCCTATGGATGCACTAGGTCCTATGAATGCTATGCAACGGCCAGTGAGGCCTAGCATAGGATGGACAGATGATATGCCTCCTATTGGAGGCCCTGGGAACTTTCCACAAGGGAATATGCCATATCCTGCAGGACAAGGAGATACAGAAAGGTTCATAAACCCTCGGGCAAGGGAAGACATCTTAAGGCATCAACTGATGGAGAAACGCTCAGTGGCAATGCAGAGGCCTATAGCTATGTCAGGTGGCACCATGAACCAAGGTATGGAGATGGAGAGAATGTTGCAGGCCCATAGACAAATGGATTCCTCAATGTTCCCTGGTCAAATTCCTGGGGAGAACATGGGTGGCACCAGCATGGGCATGGACTTTGGGGGAGGACGGGGGATGTTGAGCCCACCTATGAGCCAGTCTAACTTAAGGGAAATGGATGCCCCAATGGGCCCTGGAAATCTGAATATGAACATGAATGTCAACATGAATATGAACATGAACCTGAATGTACAGATGACACCTCAGCAGCAAATGATGATGTCTCAGAAAATGAGAGGTCCAGACATGATGGGCCACCAAGGCATCAGCCCAGAAGAATTAGCTAGAGTGAGAGCCCAGAATGGTAGTGGTGGTGGAATGATGGGAGGACCTCAGAAAATGATGATGCCCTCTCAGTTTCCCAGTCAAGGACAGTCGGGCTTCTCTGGTGGACAGGGTCCCTATCCTAGCATGCCTCAGGACATGGGAAATGCCCCTGAAATGTTCAGCCCTGAACAGGGCTCCATTCCTGTTGGAAACATTGGTGGCACCACAAGGCTCAGCCATATCTCACTACCACCTGCATCAAATGCACCTTCAAATCAAGGTAATATAGGAACTATGCATCCTTCCTCAGTAAGAGGGTTGGGACGAAGACCTTCTGACCTTACTTTAAATATCAACCAGATGAACTCACCTGGCATGGGGCACCTCAAGTCTCCAACACTTAGTCAAGTTCATTCTCCATTGGTGACATCTCCCTCAACTAATCTGAAGTCTCCTCAGACCCCTTCACAGTTGGTGAACTTGCCTCCTTCCAACCAGTCTGGGCCACTGAAGTCCCCCCAGGTCGTAAGCTCATCCCTAAATGTAAGATCTCCCACTAGCTCTCCTAGCCGTCTCAAGTCTCCTTCCATGGCAGTCTCTTCCCCAGGATGGGTGCCTTCTCCAAAGACTACGTTGTCAAGCCCAGGTGTTACCCAGAACAAACAGCCTATCAGCATGAGTTCCTCGGCTTCTATGGGAGGGATGGACCAGGGTAAGTAATGCATTTCTGAGTGTGTGTGCAAACacaaatggcttttttttttccagataaaGCTCAGTTATTGAATAGTGAGTACAAGTGAATGTTTGTATTCATTTCAGTGAACTGACTTAATTCTGTGATTGCAGATAGTTCTTTCATGTATCTGCTAGTAGTGCTTACTTTTAACAATTTGTAATcaatgaaataattttaaaatgtatttccaTGAGTAAACCAGTATGTTATATCCAGAAATAGCCTGTTGTAATACTACCTGGGgtatatgcatgtaaatttatgTGCACTCAGCTTGTATGTGCATAAATTTAACTGTTGCGAGTTGAGGTGTTCCAAGGTGTGAGATTAGAGAAGAGTTATCTTATACATTTAGAACATGTTTATGTAAAACCTACTGGAAACGTTGTACATATTAAAAAGCTATAaatttttggggggaggtttCAGTGGTGTATACAATAAACcccccgcaaattcacggttCGCAAATCGTGAACTCtgtaatttgcggtattttccaaccgcctcttcttagtactaaagtcatggttacaccaatcaggagctactttgacacactatctggcgtatcaaagcagctcctgatcgtgtaaccatgactttagtaccaggaagaggcagtcggaaaatgtgcccggcttcttaagtacaatttaagcacctgccggcgccccagctgccctctcctgccttcgatcagctgaaaaaccatatttgcggttttttgaaattcgcaggtgttcctggaacagaacccccgtgaatttcgagGGAGTACAGTGTTTTCACGGTTcgtggttcgcggtcccggtcattcacggtattttccgactgcgaaccgccgacaaggagagggcaatgggagaggcaggagatagcagccggagcgccgtaagtgcaggaaatcactcgccgtacgctccgaccgcctcttcctgcactaagtcgggccttatccaatcaggagctgctttgacatgcagctcctgattggataaggcccgacttagtgcaggaagaggcggtcggagcataccgcaagtgatttcctacactcgcggcgctccggctgctctcctgcttccctcttcaggctcccccatgaaaaaccgtatttgcggtttttcaagattcgagggggttcctggaacggaacccccataaatttggggggagtactgtatacatacTTTCCCTTAGAACATTATAATGCCGCACAGTTAGGAGGCCTTTTAGAAAGTTTCCCATTCAGTGCCCATTATTGCTGTGATACCGGTTTGTACTTAATGAAAGAATTTTCAAAGCCCAGTGATATTTTGGATTCCTGGGTGCATAGTTTTATGGTgcagacagtggcgtagcgagggaaaGAGGCTCCCGGATCGTGGTGTCCCtcctctgctctcttctctgccctcctGCCCCATACCTCTAACTTctccggcgcgagcagcatcaccaacttgcagCCCGTGTCAGGTCAGCTCTCCCtcagacatcacttcctaggtgcgggacccaaAGCTGGCGCGAACAGCAGGTTGGCATTACTGCTCGCTCTGGCAAAAATATAGagatagggtgggggaggggaagttaaAGCGCACGTGAGGgagggtggtggagaggaggaggggtgctggcggtCCTGACCAAGACGGCGCCTTGAGTGGATCGCCCtcccccattactatgccacaGTTTTCATCAGGCACTATCTTCGATATGAAGGCTGGCCTCTCTAGTGCTCCTCCTCTTTTCTATATGTTCaggtttcttttgtgttttttgttcATGTTACTAGTTCTTTAAAATTTGGCCATCGCCCTCGATTCTCTCTGCTTGTCTAGTCCCATTAACATCCAGAGCCTCGGACAAAAAGGACATGcaattctgttttctttttgtccTGGTTTTCTACCAAGGATCTACTGTTATTGTTTCATTTAAGATCGTGTCCTTCTAACGAGCCCTCATAATTATTCTGTAATAACTGCATTTCAAAGGCATGTATTTTCTGTATCCCATCACTAAGAAAGTGTATACACTCAGAATTTCTTTGATTTTAAAATCTGCATTTTTTTTCAAGAAACTCTTTATATTCCCcaaagtctcttttttttttttccccccaaagttATCTTTTCACTAATGTTAGAAATTTTTTCTGTGATCAAACTGTCTAGATACTTGTATTTCTTAACTTTTTCCCATTTTTGTTTCATGTGTGTTCGCATTTTTATCTGCTTGCTGTTGAAGTTCATTCCAGAGACCTACAGGTTatgaaaaaatttatttattatctTTGTAGGTCTTTTATAGATGCCAATTGTACCATACAATTAGCATATGACTGATATTTCTTTTGTTAAATAAGCTTGCATAAATCTCTAGAAGTACAGGTCACTAACTAAGCTGACGCTATTACCTTACAATTTGTGACTAGCTATCAAGGActgtgccccacccccaccccacctctgTCAGGGCAGTGCAGGAATAAGTTGAAAGTGATATATGTTCATTGAactaatgctgggttttactaaactgcagaagagctGCTTACCGTGAgccagcaagataaatgctccgacgctcataagaattgaatgagtgtcagaGCCTTTATCTCACCAacccatggtaagaagctcttccatggtttagtaaaaggagtcctcaaTTCATACATTTTGGAACCCAGTTTTGCACAGCTTGTCGAAGAAGGAAAAGTGATGTCCCAAGTTGAGATGTTCAAAATGTGCAAGGTATTTTAGACAAGGCTCGCTAAATGCAGCAGCAGGTAGCCTGGGAatggtctctcccccccccccccccacacacacacatgcaatattcagtgctatttaaccagtcagaaatTACCTCTGaccaattaaatagcattctggtGGCTAACTGAAAGTATTTAGTAGGAGATAACCAGttctctcccactgaatattcatggttacgTATCTTATCCAGTTAGGCACAAAtatttcagcacttaaccagaaaGTTTAGCATTTAAGTCTGACTATATAAAAAGCAGTTCTTTCTTTAAACACTGCCCCCCACCCCTCTGGTATCTCTTCAAGTTATCTTTTTTTCAGCAGCAACAAGCAGGGACTCCTGCTATTTTGACATCGCTTCCAGGTCCCACaagcaggaagtgatgtcagagggagagctggggCCGGCATGGACAGCGGGGAAGAGTTCCTGCTCATTGCTAGTGAATATTAGAAGAGGTACCGGGAGGGGGTAGTACATTTAAGAGACCCCCCAttgttggaggggggaggagagatgccagtgcccccacaagatggcacccaggagctctgccccctgcccccccccatttACTTACAACACAGAGTAGAGcacattaagggaaaaaaaacacatttttgaatttttgaGGGGGTTTAAAACATCTGAGAGGTAAGCACGATTGCCTCCTCAAACATTTTTCCAAAACCTAGGTCCAAATAAATAGCTGGATGATATTTGTATGTGATTCGGAGCAGATGCCAatgggcagatttttttttttttttaagaataaatgTATTACCATTGCAAAATAGGAAATGCACGTGTACTTTTAAGGCCTGCTCAAATCATGCCCCTTTAAAAAACTACCATCTGCAGGTATACATTTATAAGtaatatcttttttaaaattgcagcaGACAGTGATGGAAAGGTAGTGTGAAATGCTTTGTTacataaaaaaaatttcaaggtTACTTATGCACAGTTAttgctcagtgtgagtctaacattccaagagacaggatatcGGGAGGGTCCTTGTGCGAATCAagaaagaaactgctagatttggagcacccttcagtgataaaaatttctcacaaaagaaaggGAAACACCAAAAGAGATCCATAAACATATGACTGCAGTTTATTTTGAGTTTGCCCcgtcatcctacaaagtaaaattttggagcaagcagtttaagtggggtagagagtccattaaaGATGACCCTCATACTGGACGGCCTGCGGAATCAATTTCcatagaaatgtgcaagaaagtcaaggatttaattatgtcaaacagacaaattaaggtttcctgaatagctgtaGAAATGGGCATCTagacaggtacagtttggaaaataactcATGataagttgggcatgtccaaagttagtgcaagatgggtttcaAGAACGCCAACACCATATCAGAAAGCCTCAAGGCTCCAGcactgtcaggagaacttgaagATGCTCCATGAAAACCAAGTggattttttttcatcatttgctgactggagatgagacttgggtctgtcacagagatcctgagtccaaaatgaaggcaatgcagtggaagcacaagtcactTCCAACCCCCaaaatgttcaagacagaaaactCTGCAGGCacagtcatggcaactgtcttctgggttgatgaaggacttttgcttctagaattcatgccacacaagacaaccataaccagggagagttacaccaacacaatgatcgctttgtgggagtcaatcaagaaGAAAGGATAAGGAAAACTCACTGCAGGTGTGCTGATGCTTGATGACAATGTGTCATTATCACGACAATCATAGGCTgtcatccaagaatgtgggtttcagtagCTAAACCATCcatcctacagtcctgacctggctccttcaGATGATTTCCTGTtatgagttttgaagaaatctctctgtggatagcggttttcaagtgatagAATATGTCAAGGAAGCTttgacgtcctggtttgaaggtcaaacagaagaattattttcaaaggggttaaagtcattgtaggaaaagtggatgaagtatatggagctatcaggggactatattaaacaaaatgttttgaaaactcttctttcctactgaggtaaattaaattattgaacatctctcatattaatataattttatgtgttttttttctccaaattCAAGATTGGAATTATgctttttattgttttgtatttttttattatttattatttatgacTTGGTTGACAGTTATTACCCCTGACACATCCTTGCATAGGCAAAACATGGCTACAACCGGCACAGTATTTGTTTTCGTGCAATAAACATTTTGCGCTACCATTCTGTCATTGTGTGGTGGTCTGCTGCTCTTTCTGCTGGTCGTGCGTAGCTTCTTGGGTCCCTGCCTCCATTCTGTTCCCATTTTCTAAAATTGCTATGTACATTCATAGGGACATCTGTGTGTAAACCTGCTGCTTATACATGCAAATGCCACACAAGCCTAAAATCAC encodes:
- the BCL9L gene encoding B-cell CLL/lymphoma 9-like protein isoform X2; protein product: MHPDNKLTNHGKTANSSAQSQHQNVSQGPTCNLGSKGVGVGNHGGKTNQIAPGNSGLKNSQNTVPSFGPLKGKVKRERSISVDSGEQREASTPSLDTESKDCNAADSAMSTASQLGPGSNPLPNLNETSSSNTVLGTAAALRPDASAAGAAGKTPSQFVYVFTTHLANTAAEAVLQGRAESILSYHQQNVPRAKLDQAPHQAPKVSAVAEQLPVSTPSANTPQAQPPTQQNTQQPQQQQQQSSNSQTGLPASSAMSQEGTAEEVHGDLTPNSMGNSSASNHPNTPNAATNPGPAGQTEPSGAPGPNLIGDGNGCGTPGNGQVSLGHRNALNSEGLSKEQLEHRERSLQTLRDIERLLLRSGEGEQFMKPNQSTGEGGQPPPPSQQQPPSSLKKYEEPLQSMITQTQSLGGSSMEHEVPHHPTSDMGQQMNIMMQRLNQDSLTPEQVAWRKLQEEYYEEKRRKEEQITVHTRPIQDMMMPQSMGGMMIRGPPPPYHSKPGDQWPPGMGNRLGGPIDIQDPIQLRGGPPFPGPRFPNNQMQRVSGFGGMQNMPMDALGPMNAMQRPVRPSIGWTDDMPPIGGPGNFPQGNMPYPAGQGDTERFINPRAREDILRHQLMEKRSVAMQRPIAMSGGTMNQGMEMERMLQAHRQMDSSMFPGQIPGENMGGTSMGMDFGGGRGMLSPPMSQSNLREMDAPMGPGNLNMNMNVNMNMNMNLNVQMTPQQQMMMSQKMRGPDMMGHQGISPEELARVRAQNGSGGGMMGGPQKMMMPSQFPSQGQSGFSGGQGPYPSMPQDMGNAPEMFSPEQGSIPVGNIGGTTRLSHISLPPASNAPSNQGNIGTMHPSSVRGLGRRPSDLTLNINQMNSPGMGHLKSPTLSQVHSPLVTSPSTNLKSPQTPSQLVNLPPSNQSGPLKSPQVVSSSLNVRSPTSSPSRLKSPSMAVSSPGWVPSPKTTLSSPGVTQNKQPISMSSSASMGGMDQDAAPSQNPLSLMMSQMSKYAMPSSTPLYHNAIKTIATSDDELLPDRPMLPSGSLQGMGGNQSNQLHLNSLGPGSSQSPMGMSMPGQQPLSHEPPGSMMSSPNPMGSNIPMHPAGQGSGVPPQNSMIMPPGPQDHLNQPCCPAASSSSQIIPSSQLGFPRMQQAHNTMPSPATNMPVAPGGGGPGLPQHYPPGIPLPLDDVPPQPPGQLPPQQHMMGKGLPPRMAEPYPPVLPGVASVLSDPELSEVIRPTPTGIPEFDLSRIIPSEKPSSTLQYFPKSSGQAPKSQPSNLHLMNLQNMMADQPLPVRSGMNVPNLPGQQGVQRALNMPMCHPGQVSMLSRTGIPPQQGLMGNNLHQGMMSPQQSLIAQQNFMLMQAKQRSMSVSGEMYGQTGHMMSPQGSLMGPPPQQNMMVTHQMRQRSVSLDTYIPGPGNMANLPF
- the BCL9L gene encoding B-cell CLL/lymphoma 9-like protein isoform X1, giving the protein MHPDNKLTNHGKTANSSAQSQHQNVSQGPTCNLGSKGVGVGNHGGKTNQIAPGNSGLKNSQNTVPSFGPLKGKVKRERSISVDSGEQREASTPSLDTESKGEVVPRTKRRCVLEKKQPYSGDEWCSGPESEEEEKPISSAHNCNAADSAMSTASQLGPGSNPLPNLNETSSSNTVLGTAAALRPDASAAGAAGKTPSQFVYVFTTHLANTAAEAVLQGRAESILSYHQQNVPRAKLDQAPHQAPKVSAVAEQLPVSTPSANTPQAQPPTQQNTQQPQQQQQQSSNSQTGLPASSAMSQEGTAEEVHGDLTPNSMGNSSASNHPNTPNAATNPGPAGQTEPSGAPGPNLIGDGNGCGTPGNGQVSLGHRNALNSEGLSKEQLEHRERSLQTLRDIERLLLRSGEGEQFMKPNQSTGEGGQPPPPSQQQPPSSLKKYEEPLQSMITQTQSLGGSSMEHEVPHHPTSDMGQQMNIMMQRLNQDSLTPEQVAWRKLQEEYYEEKRRKEEQITVHTRPIQDMMMPQSMGGMMIRGPPPPYHSKPGDQWPPGMGNRLGGPIDIQDPIQLRGGPPFPGPRFPNNQMQRVSGFGGMQNMPMDALGPMNAMQRPVRPSIGWTDDMPPIGGPGNFPQGNMPYPAGQGDTERFINPRAREDILRHQLMEKRSVAMQRPIAMSGGTMNQGMEMERMLQAHRQMDSSMFPGQIPGENMGGTSMGMDFGGGRGMLSPPMSQSNLREMDAPMGPGNLNMNMNVNMNMNMNLNVQMTPQQQMMMSQKMRGPDMMGHQGISPEELARVRAQNGSGGGMMGGPQKMMMPSQFPSQGQSGFSGGQGPYPSMPQDMGNAPEMFSPEQGSIPVGNIGGTTRLSHISLPPASNAPSNQGNIGTMHPSSVRGLGRRPSDLTLNINQMNSPGMGHLKSPTLSQVHSPLVTSPSTNLKSPQTPSQLVNLPPSNQSGPLKSPQVVSSSLNVRSPTSSPSRLKSPSMAVSSPGWVPSPKTTLSSPGVTQNKQPISMSSSASMGGMDQDAAPSQNPLSLMMSQMSKYAMPSSTPLYHNAIKTIATSDDELLPDRPMLPSGSLQGMGGNQSNQLHLNSLGPGSSQSPMGMSMPGQQPLSHEPPGSMMSSPNPMGSNIPMHPAGQGSGVPPQNSMIMPPGPQDHLNQPCCPAASSSSQIIPSSQLGFPRMQQAHNTMPSPATNMPVAPGGGGPGLPQHYPPGIPLPLDDVPPQPPGQLPPQQHMMGKGLPPRMAEPYPPVLPGVASVLSDPELSEVIRPTPTGIPEFDLSRIIPSEKPSSTLQYFPKSSGQAPKSQPSNLHLMNLQNMMADQPLPVRSGMNVPNLPGQQGVQRALNMPMCHPGQVSMLSRTGIPPQQGLMGNNLHQGMMSPQQSLIAQQNFMLMQAKQRSMSVSGEMYGQTGHMMSPQGSLMGPPPQQNMMVTHQMRQRSVSLDTYIPGPGNMANLPF